One region of Pagrus major chromosome 5, Pma_NU_1.0 genomic DNA includes:
- the LOC140995755 gene encoding uncharacterized protein — MELQQHVYKEEEVLADQQLCDQERHSSLDQEDPEPPQIKEEQEELCTSQEGVQLVVKLEPDTFMLTPAYEESDHSEPEPESDHQLLSSHVAESQDEGEHGDSGSTRNTEPEPKEGHHKSESHSNVYKPNRSEIDYNTQTGKQCFKCDTCGKVFKDKSELNVHLRVHTGEKPYCCKICGKCFKSRAGMSIHLRIHTGEKPYLCKTCGKRFVVMSGLKMHIRTHTGEKPYCCKTCGKFFSQKNALSVHKRIHTGEKPYLCKTCGNRFRDNGALKNHMRIHTGEKPYSCNTCGKDFRQCSDLKVHMRIHTDEKPYSCKICGKDFKSSRTLPIHMRIHTDEKPYSCNTCGRDFHFGSGLKAHMRTHTGGKQFTC; from the exons ATGG AGCTCCAGCAGCATGTTTATAAGGAGGAGGAAGTTCTGGctgaccagcagctctgtgaccaGGAGAGGcactccagtctggaccaagaggacccagagcctccacagattaaagaggaacaggaggaactctgcaccagtCAGGAGGGAGTGCAGCTTGTAGTGAAGCTGGAGCCTGATACATTTATGTTGACTCCTGCATATGAggaaagtgaccacagtgaaCCTGAACCAgaaagtgaccaccagctcctctcctctcatgtagctgagagtCAAGATGAAGGCGAGCATGGAGACTCAGGATCAACTAGAAATACAGAGCCAGAACCAAAGGAAGGACATCACAAAAGCGAGAGTCACAGTAATGTTTACAAACCTAACAGGTCAGAGATTGACTATAATACTCAGACAGGTAAACAGtgtttcaaatgtgacacatgtggaaaaGTTTTTAAGGACAAGTCCGAATTGAATGTACACCTGAGAGTCCACACAGGCGAGAAACCATATTGTTGCAAAATATGCgggaaatgttttaaatccaGGGCTGGCATGTCAATCCACctgagaatccacacaggtgagaagccgtaccTTTGCAAGACCTGTGGGAAGAGATTTGTTGTCATGTCAGGATTGAAAATGCATAtaagaacccacacaggtgagaaacccTACTgctgcaaaacatgtgggaaattTTTCTCACAGAAGAACGCCTTGTCCGTCCACAAAcgaatccacacaggtgagaagccatacCTTTGCAAAACCTGCGGGAACAGATTTCGTGACAATGGGGCATTGAAAAATCATATGAGAATCCACACGGGTGAGAAGCCATATTCTTGCAACACATGTGGAAAAGATTTCCGACAATGCAGTGACTTGAAagttcacatgagaatccacacagacgagaagccgtattcttgcAAAATATGTGGAAAAGATTTCAAAAGTAGTAGAACCTTGCCAATCCACATGAGAATTCACACCGAtgagaagccgtattcttgcAACACATGCGGAAGAGATTTCCATTTTGGCAGTGGCCTTAAAGctcacatgagaacccacacaggtggAAAGCAGTTTACTTGCTAA